A region of the Micromonospora sediminicola genome:
TGAAGGCTACCCACAACCCGCCCACCGGAGTCCAGGTCACACCCGCTGACCTGCTCCGGATGGCTGCCCTCTACCTGCGCCGGCACGGCTGGCACCAGGGCACCTACTACGCACCCACCGACAGCCTCACCCCGCCGGCCTGCGCCGTCGGAGCCATCGGCATGGCCTGCGCCGGCTACCGCGCCGAACACTTCTACGGCCTCGACCCCGATACCCAAGTCACCTTCCGGCAGACCGTCGGTGTCCTCACCGTCTACCTCGACGACCACGCCCCGGTCTTCCACATCGACGAAGACGGCTACCTCCTCGACGAGCACACCTCCCCCTACTCCTGGAACGACGACCCCGGCCGCACCGCCGAGCAGGTCATCACCGCGCTTGAGAGCGCGGCTGACGAGTGGGACCGCCTGCACACCCAGGAAGGCGGGAAC
Encoded here:
- a CDS encoding DUF6197 family protein: MKATHNPPTGVQVTPADLLRMAALYLRRHGWHQGTYYAPTDSLTPPACAVGAIGMACAGYRAEHFYGLDPDTQVTFRQTVGVLTVYLDDHAPVFHIDEDGYLLDEHTSPYSWNDDPGRTAEQVITALESAADEWDRLHTQEGGNR